One Penicillium oxalicum strain HP7-1 chromosome III, whole genome shotgun sequence genomic region harbors:
- a CDS encoding Oleate hydroxylase FAH12, with protein MSSTAIPKRVALHRNPATDSSMPSSVSASPFDSPRQSPSSTSLSSMGSESEVKPSKMLDTYGNEFKIPDFTIKQIRDAIPAHCYHRSAVTSLYYVFRDMAILASVFYLFHNYVTPETIPSMPARVALWTVYTVIQGLVGTGVWVLAHECGHQAFSPSKVLNDTVGWICHSLLLVPYFSWKISHGKHHKATGNLARDMVFVPKTRSQYASRIGKTIYELSELVEETPIATATHMIGQQLFGWILYLLTNVTGHNNHEKQPEGRGKGKKNGWGGGVNHFNPSSPLYEAKDAKLIVLSDLGLLMTGSILYYVGSTYGWMNLLVWYGIPYLWVNHWLVAITFLQHTDPTLPHYEPEVWNFARGAAATIDRDFGFVGRHIFHGIIETHVLHHYVSSIPFYNADEASEAIKTVMGSHYRTEAHTGWTGFFKAMWTSARTCQWVEPTEGAQGESKGVLFFRNTNGIGVPPTKITAQ; from the exons ATGTCGTCGACTGCCATCCCCAAGCGCGTTGCGCTGCACCGCAATCCTGCCACCGACTCATCGATGCCGTCCTCAGTGTCGGCCTCCCCCTTTGACAGCCCCCGTCAGTCGCCCTCGTCGACTTCGCTGTCTTCCATGGGTTCTGAGTCGGAAGTCAAGCCGTCAAAGATGCTGGACACATACGGCAATGAATTCAAGATCCCCGACTTCACCATCAAGCAGATCCGTGATGCCATTCCGGCCCACTGCTACCACCGCTCCGCCGTCACCAGTCTGTACTATGTCTTCCGTGACATGGCCATCCTGGCTTCCGTCTTTTATCTCTTCCACAACTATGTCACCCCGGAGACCATCCCCTCCATGCCTGCTCGTGTGGCTCTCTGGACGGTCTACACTGTCATTCAGGGTCTCGTTGGAACCGGTGTGTGGGTGTTGGCCCATGAGTGCGGTCACCAGgccttctctccttccaaGGTGCTGAACGACACTGTTGGCTGGATCTGCCACTCCTTGCTTCTGGTCCCTTACTTCTCCTGGAAGATCTCGCACGGCAAGCACCACAAGGCCACCGGTAACCTGGCCCGTGACATGGTCTTTGTCCCCAAGACCCGCAGCCAGTATGCCTCCCGCATCGGCAAGACCATCTACGAGCTCAGCGAGCTCGTGGAGGAGACTCCTATTGCGACTGCCACCCACATGATCGGCCAGCAGCTGTTCGGCTGGATCCTCTATCTTCTTACCAACGTCACCGGTCACAACAACCACGAGAAGCAGCCCGAGGGCCGTGGtaagggcaagaagaacggCTGGGGCGGTGGTGTCAACCACTTCAACCCTTCCAGCCCTCTGTACGAGGCCAAGGATGCCAAGCTCATTGTCCTCAGCGACCTGGGCCTTCTCATGACCGGCTCTATCCTCTACTATGTCGGCTCCACCTATGGATGGATGAACCTCCTCGTGTGGTACGGCATTCCCTACCTTTGGGTGAACCACTGGCTGG TTGCCATCACTTTCCTGCAGCACACCGACCCCACGCTCCCTCACTATGAGCCCGAGGTGTGGAACTTTGCTCGtggcgccgccgccaccatcgACCGTGACTTTGGCTTCGTTGGTCGTCACATCTTCCACGGTATCATTGAGACCCACGTTTTGCACCACTACGTCAGCTCTATCCCCTTCTACAACGCCGACGAGGCCAGCGAAGCCATCAAGACCGTCATGGGTTCCCACTACCGCACTGAGGCTCACACCGGCTGGACTGGTTTCTTCAAGGCCATGTGGACCTCCGCTCGCACCTGCCAGTGGGTTGAACCCACTGAGGGTGCTCAGGGTGAGAGCAAGGGTGTTTTGTTCTTCCGCAACACCAACGGGATCGGTGTTCCTCCCACCAAGATCACTGCCCAATAG